CCCTGTGTCAGAAAGGATTTGCCTGCACCGGAGGTACCCGTGACCGCGATATTGAAGTTGGTGCTGCCGTTCTCCTCTCCGAACATGTCAAAGAAAGCAACCTGGTTGCGGTAGGTTGGCAACGGCATTCCTACGTGTGATAACTGGCGTTCGGCCACGACCGGCATCAGGTTCACCGCATTCCACGATTTGCACCGCAGCGTGGCCCCGGTCATCTTCATGTCTTCCCACATCCCTTCCTGCATCACAAACGGGAAGCAGCCCAGCCAGTTACGCATCTGCTGGTACTGCACCGTCACCATCTCCAGATCGTTCTTACGGAACACGTTCACAGCGGCAAGCTCGCAGGACTGTGCATCGGTGTTGTTGTCCGGGGTGAACAGGGTGAGATTAAGGGACATTCTGCAGAAGGCGATTTCGTTGTTGGACAGCTGCTCACGGTTGCGACGCCATTCCTCCGCCTGCCGCTTCGTCCCCGGAAACAGCTGGCCATAGGCCGAGTTCGCTTTCTTCGAGAGGTCCATGTCCTTACGAAGCGCTTCGTTCTGGGTGGCCGTTTGTTCTTCCAGTTCCGTGGTCCAGGTGATCATAAATGGACACGGAATGCCGAGGTCAGGGAAGCGCAGGTTCTGCAGGTTGTCAGCCCCCTGCCAGAGCGCAAAACGTTTCGGGCTTTTACTGAGCTGCATATTTACGATACGACAGGCGGATGCCGGCAGACGCGTACCAGCCGAATCGATGCTTTCAGGCAGTTCGACGCGAATATGCGACGGACGCACCCGGACATCGATGGCCGAGTCCACCACCTGGCGGTTGAGTTTTTCATCCTCGTTGTAATCGCCACTGGAAGTCATGACCTGATCATGGCGGTAGTTCATCATCTCGCGCATGATGGAGAGAAAAGCGTTCACATCCGTATTGATTGACTCAATACGCGCGGCATTGAGCGAGACACGGATGGTGTTACGTATCTGCACAAGTTCGTCCATCACCTGCTGAGTGAAGCGCTTCGCGGGTTTACCGAAAACGATGAAGATTCGGTAGTTACGCAGATACAGCGGATATTCACGCTCGTTCGCCAGCCCCTTCAGTGCCGAACGCTGCCAGAAAGCCCGGGTGATTTTATTCAGATGGGTGGCCATCCCGCCCTTCCACATGTCGGTACTGACGCCGCGTGAAATTCTCTCACCCACACATTTACTGGCGACGAGAATGACGCTTACCGGTGTTTTGCGCGGCAGTTTTTTACGTAACATGTCATCGAGCGCCGCAATAACCTGCTCGTTCGCCCCCGGAAGCGGAGCCGCTTCGAGAATGAATCCGGCAGACCCGGCATTAATAAAAAG
The nucleotide sequence above comes from Buttiauxella gaviniae. Encoded proteins:
- the traC gene encoding type IV secretion system protein TraC; protein product: MSILDSLMGLVNSRKQEDGASTARANLEQTWGYPSLVSALPYRYYDETSELFINAGSAGFILEAAPLPGANEQVIAALDDMLRKKLPRKTPVSVILVASKCVGERISRGVSTDMWKGGMATHLNKITRAFWQRSALKGLANEREYPLYLRNYRIFIVFGKPAKRFTQQVMDELVQIRNTIRVSLNAARIESINTDVNAFLSIMREMMNYRHDQVMTSSGDYNEDEKLNRQVVDSAIDVRVRPSHIRVELPESIDSAGTRLPASACRIVNMQLSKSPKRFALWQGADNLQNLRFPDLGIPCPFMITWTTELEEQTATQNEALRKDMDLSKKANSAYGQLFPGTKRQAEEWRRNREQLSNNEIAFCRMSLNLTLFTPDNNTDAQSCELAAVNVFRKNDLEMVTVQYQQMRNWLGCFPFVMQEGMWEDMKMTGATLRCKSWNAVNLMPVVAERQLSHVGMPLPTYRNQVAFFDMFGEENGSTNFNIAVTGTSGAGKSFLTQGILRDVLNAGGFAWVIDMGDSYKNYCHQAGGVYLDGAKLRFNPFANIKDINHSAEGIVRLLTVLASPGEALDGVCEAILQKAVMDAWGKKQRKARIDDVHNYLTSPEVNEAFADKPTIIARLAELAMLLETYCTWGPDGEYFNADNPTLDGETRFAVLELLSLEDKPKLLSSILFSLILAIQEKMYHSPRDLKKVCIIDEAWRLLGGSNPHAARFIETGYRTVRRHRGSFITITQGIKDFSASKEAEAAWNNSSTKITLLQDAKAFKQYLSDNPDQFSDMEKEVIRGFQPALQTGYSSLLISAGEFSSFHRLFVDPVTRAMFSSRGEDFAFMQNAQGAGATAEEAAYLLAEKKYGPELLELEEWVKAA